From one uncultured Paludibacter sp. genomic stretch:
- a CDS encoding hypothetical protein (Evidence 5 : Unknown function) gives MAISFTVFDSSGRKIFSEKSNNREYQEYLDITIIDIIRFELEFGNKMFKIVL, from the coding sequence TTGGCAATCTCATTTACTGTTTTTGATTCATCTGGGAGAAAAATTTTCAGTGAAAAATCAAATAACAGAGAATATCAGGAATACCTAGATATTACAATCATAGATATAATTCGATTTGAATTGGAATTTGGTAATAAAATGTTTAAGATTGTGTTGTGA
- a CDS encoding exported hypothetical protein (Evidence 5 : Unknown function), whose product MRKLTTFLALAVLVITNAFAQTDVTNTYLTNPGFESATSVSTTIDGWTNVGNMQTQNNSSFSLKEGTWYAEKWQSSGNLTNLKISQTISSIPNGYYELKAAAFTNQNYGGTYIFANNDSTEVFETNDYSVIVDITDNTLNLGFAVIKSSNWVAVDNFRLISLGSTPYMTVSTINLSFDVVNVTKTFKVKAVNLTSNLLLTPPAGITLDKTSLTPAEAAAGVKITATFDKATNITNGTILIASGDLTQNITVNASAADAACFTPLYTDRPNIIQDPLMTSLSTYAGWGSRDVVTDYVYCGTNSIKISGTCGGSLDYGLTGKLKPNTNYRVKAMVSTNGTGEGKIGISGATSSNITEPFSTAAGEWIALDFAFTTQASLGSINMYLNSCETQTATECYIDNWEMYELFDAPTLAVDPTSLVFDALNPVRIFTVKGTNLVDDIVLTPPTGITLDITTISPAEAYAGVEVTAEYDNSVPITDGIIDITSGSTSTSIAVNAYNAVEGCYTRLYPEGTYTNLISDPLMNSLSTYAGWGNKSIATDANAYCNSSGFINGTEVCYPNSGSIDASIKWKPNTNYRIYAMVRTDIGTMNIGVSNVGLDGDLNFEVPLTNGTWQEFDQTFTTGAGAGDGLCFFNGCGNSTGYIGYIDNWQIYEIPTLRAEGNNTPKDSVLFTASDQQIEVPVIATLFTNGFNVTSSDPTNFLTDVSTLPNTGGTVMVTFKGTASAEANLVISSTNPASPAPGMQRVAIGGTSVTIPMKAVISDTRVNQLLANNLKTYIQGNNIVSEFNIDETALVNMAVYTVNGVKLAEKSEKLNAGEHKLIINKDLNKGVYLIKINIDRKSSTQKIIK is encoded by the coding sequence ATGAGAAAATTAACTACTTTTCTAGCTTTAGCGGTTTTAGTTATAACAAACGCTTTTGCGCAAACGGACGTAACAAACACTTATCTCACAAATCCCGGATTTGAATCGGCAACATCAGTAAGTACGACTATTGACGGATGGACGAATGTTGGCAATATGCAAACTCAAAACAATTCTTCCTTCTCACTAAAAGAAGGTACTTGGTATGCTGAAAAATGGCAAAGTTCAGGAAATCTTACGAACCTTAAAATTTCTCAAACCATCTCAAGTATTCCTAACGGATATTATGAATTAAAAGCGGCTGCTTTTACAAATCAAAACTACGGTGGCACATATATTTTTGCAAATAATGATTCTACTGAAGTTTTTGAAACAAATGATTACAGTGTGATAGTTGATATTACAGATAACACGTTAAACCTCGGTTTTGCTGTAATTAAATCTAGTAATTGGGTCGCAGTTGATAATTTTCGTCTTATCTCTTTAGGTAGCACACCTTATATGACGGTCAGCACTATAAATTTATCTTTTGATGTTGTAAATGTTACCAAAACATTCAAAGTAAAGGCTGTTAATCTCACAAGTAATCTGCTTTTAACACCTCCTGCAGGAATAACTTTAGATAAAACGAGTTTAACACCTGCAGAAGCTGCCGCCGGAGTAAAAATTACTGCTACTTTCGACAAAGCAACTAATATCACTAATGGCACAATCTTAATAGCAAGCGGTGATTTGACTCAAAACATTACAGTTAATGCTTCTGCGGCTGATGCAGCATGCTTCACTCCTCTTTACACTGACAGACCTAACATTATTCAAGACCCATTAATGACCAGTCTTTCTACCTATGCAGGATGGGGTTCACGCGATGTTGTTACGGATTATGTATATTGTGGTACTAACAGCATTAAAATTTCAGGAACGTGTGGAGGTTCGTTAGACTATGGTTTAACAGGCAAATTAAAACCGAACACAAATTACAGGGTAAAAGCAATGGTTAGCACAAATGGAACCGGAGAAGGAAAAATTGGAATAAGCGGTGCTACTTCTTCAAATATTACAGAACCTTTTTCTACTGCCGCAGGTGAATGGATTGCATTGGATTTTGCATTTACAACACAAGCTTCATTAGGAAGTATAAATATGTATTTAAATAGTTGTGAAACACAAACAGCAACGGAATGTTACATTGATAACTGGGAAATGTATGAATTATTTGATGCTCCTACACTTGCAGTAGATCCTACATCCTTAGTTTTTGATGCTCTTAATCCTGTAAGAATATTTACTGTTAAGGGAACAAATCTTGTCGATGACATTGTCTTAACACCACCGACAGGAATTACATTGGATATAACAACTATTTCACCCGCTGAAGCCTATGCTGGAGTAGAAGTAACAGCTGAATATGATAACTCTGTTCCTATTACTGACGGAATAATAGATATTACAAGCGGTTCAACATCTACATCAATAGCTGTTAACGCATATAATGCTGTTGAAGGTTGTTATACGCGATTATATCCCGAAGGAACATATACAAATCTTATTAGTGATCCTTTAATGAATAGTCTTTCAACTTACGCCGGATGGGGAAATAAAAGTATTGCAACAGATGCTAATGCATATTGCAACAGCTCTGGTTTTATTAATGGCACTGAAGTATGTTATCCTAACAGTGGTTCCATAGACGCTTCGATTAAATGGAAACCAAATACAAATTATCGAATTTATGCTATGGTAAGAACCGATATTGGAACTATGAATATTGGAGTTAGTAATGTAGGATTGGATGGAGATTTAAATTTTGAAGTTCCTCTTACAAACGGAACATGGCAAGAATTTGATCAAACGTTTACAACTGGAGCAGGAGCTGGTGATGGGTTGTGTTTCTTTAATGGATGCGGCAACAGTACTGGATATATTGGATATATTGATAACTGGCAAATTTACGAAATACCAACACTAAGAGCCGAAGGTAATAATACTCCAAAAGATAGTGTTTTATTTACTGCATCCGATCAACAAATAGAAGTACCTGTTATTGCTACATTATTTACAAATGGATTTAATGTCACAAGTAGCGACCCCACTAACTTCTTAACTGACGTCAGCACATTGCCAAATACCGGAGGAACTGTTATGGTTACATTTAAAGGAACTGCATCTGCTGAAGCAAATTTGGTTATTTCTTCTACTAATCCGGCTTCTCCTGCTCCGGGAATGCAACGTGTAGCCATAGGAGGTACGAGCGTAACAATTCCAATGAAAGCTGTAATATCAGATACACGAGTAAATCAACTTTTAGCAAATAATCTTAAAACATATATACAAGGAAACAATATTGTTTCTGAATTCAATATAGACGAAACAGCGCTCGTTAATATGGCTGTATATACTGTGAATGGAGTTAAATTAGCTGAAAAATCTGAAAAACTAAATGCAGGAGAACATAAGCTTATTATTAATAAAGATTTAAACAAAGGTGTTTATTTGATTAAAATAAATATTGACAGAAAATCTTCCACTCAGAAAATAATTAAATAA
- a CDS encoding hypothetical protein (Evidence 5 : Unknown function): MDFYKISDISQNIYTMVNDTKSGRRKIGIVDCRIKSKKRMT, from the coding sequence ATGGATTTTTATAAAATATCTGATATTAGTCAAAATATTTATACAATGGTAAACGATACAAAATCAGGCAGAAGAAAAATCGGGATTGTTGATTGTAGAATAAAAAGTAAGAAGAGGATGACGTAA
- a CDS encoding exported hypothetical protein (Evidence 5 : Unknown function): protein MKNYLLKFLSLFAALFFMNLSVFADNDVTSTYLTNADFETNVTGDATDNTIYDVTGWIEHQSPGSVSYYKLATVLYGATTAGLGTVPANGSSVTTENTAILGVKLHWYPGDSVCVSQTTSSALPAGTYKLTWDSYFTMTNAYNAGNQSSVCGYEIDGVTTYATFPSVKNTWNNNSLTFTISTDKSVTIRMGYKKINNVGSSDSPILFIDNVKLIEVTTPLIGVDKTSFTFDKFNSIKTFNVSASNLTSDVTMVAPTGITLNPASLTIAQAEAGTTITATYDESVAILGESITISSTGAVSQSITVNADNTNETNATTAIINPSFETGNFTGWNNPDGFWTQSNTALPNKDGTYYAEKWQSSGSWVAKLYQSLSNLPNGFYELTANALNNPTTTGGAYIYANSEMSDPVYNPGDYSVIVEVTDGTLEIGYNIVAGGNYIAVDNFRLTYLGTAYIHTDQSSLYFDAITSSKAFVVSGKGWTTDATLSVPTGISLDKSTITIAEADAGTTITATYDKSVNITGETIIIQSGSLSKTITVNASKADYTTAILNPNFESGFTSWTNNGMATQTNTSFNPYKSGNTYIEKWTSAPGPLANCGVTQIISGLPNGLYSLTASAQTIQQSDGSNPGGAYIVGNKDSIEVTSPNDYSLEVKVTDGTLKLGFNSYTTGNWVAADNFRLTALPSLVATVNNATNDSILFTTKNQQITIPVSTLLFDNGITINSDNALFTLDNTTLPNTGGNIVITFSGNTSATGNLTISSVSPSTPAPMQRVVGGTSITIPMKATLVATGTNVLETESLNVFATNEGIRIKFNLTTPSDVDFNIYSTNGVLISRTNKSFSTGSFQEDLKVTLSKGIYLLKMTTNGQTITKKVIK from the coding sequence ATGAAAAACTACTTACTAAAATTTTTGAGCTTATTTGCAGCTCTATTTTTTATGAATTTGTCAGTATTTGCTGACAACGATGTAACAAGCACATATCTTACGAATGCTGATTTTGAGACAAACGTTACAGGTGATGCTACAGACAACACCATTTATGACGTTACCGGCTGGATAGAACACCAATCTCCAGGCTCTGTATCTTATTATAAACTTGCGACTGTATTATATGGAGCAACGACAGCGGGTTTAGGAACAGTTCCTGCAAACGGGAGTTCTGTTACAACAGAAAATACGGCAATTCTTGGTGTAAAATTACATTGGTATCCTGGTGATTCTGTTTGTGTTTCGCAGACTACTTCTTCAGCTTTGCCTGCAGGCACATATAAACTAACATGGGATTCCTATTTTACAATGACAAATGCATACAATGCAGGAAATCAATCCAGCGTTTGCGGATATGAAATAGACGGCGTTACTACCTATGCTACTTTTCCATCTGTAAAAAACACTTGGAATAATAACAGTCTGACTTTTACTATTTCTACGGACAAAAGCGTTACCATACGTATGGGATACAAAAAGATAAATAACGTTGGAAGTAGTGATAGTCCTATACTTTTTATTGACAATGTAAAACTGATTGAGGTAACCACTCCATTAATAGGAGTTGACAAAACTAGTTTTACTTTTGACAAGTTTAACTCCATAAAAACATTCAATGTTTCTGCATCCAACCTTACGTCGGATGTAACAATGGTCGCCCCGACCGGGATAACATTAAATCCTGCAAGTTTGACAATTGCACAAGCAGAAGCCGGCACCACTATTACAGCAACTTATGATGAATCTGTTGCTATTTTAGGTGAAAGCATTACAATTTCTTCTACTGGTGCAGTATCGCAGAGTATTACAGTAAATGCGGATAACACAAACGAAACTAATGCAACTACTGCTATTATAAATCCTAGTTTTGAGACCGGAAATTTCACAGGTTGGAATAATCCTGACGGTTTTTGGACTCAAAGTAATACTGCATTACCAAATAAGGACGGAACTTATTATGCAGAGAAATGGCAAAGTTCCGGTTCTTGGGTTGCAAAACTCTATCAATCATTATCTAATTTGCCAAATGGATTCTATGAACTCACAGCTAATGCTTTGAATAATCCTACAACTACTGGAGGTGCTTACATTTATGCAAACAGCGAAATGTCTGATCCCGTATATAATCCAGGTGACTATTCTGTAATTGTTGAAGTAACCGATGGCACTTTAGAAATTGGTTATAATATTGTTGCCGGTGGAAACTATATAGCTGTGGATAATTTCCGATTAACATATTTGGGTACCGCATATATACATACCGATCAATCATCGCTATATTTTGATGCTATTACAAGCAGCAAGGCTTTCGTTGTTTCAGGAAAGGGATGGACAACTGATGCTACATTGAGTGTTCCAACCGGTATAAGTCTTGATAAATCAACAATAACTATTGCAGAAGCAGATGCAGGTACGACAATTACCGCTACTTACGATAAATCCGTGAATATTACAGGAGAAACAATTATTATACAAAGTGGTTCGCTGAGTAAAACTATTACAGTAAATGCATCCAAAGCGGATTACACAACCGCTATTCTTAATCCAAATTTTGAATCAGGCTTCACGAGTTGGACTAATAATGGTATGGCAACACAAACCAATACTTCCTTTAATCCATATAAATCAGGAAATACTTATATAGAAAAATGGACAAGCGCTCCGGGTCCTCTTGCAAATTGTGGAGTTACACAAATTATTTCCGGACTTCCTAATGGATTATACTCACTCACTGCGTCAGCTCAAACCATACAACAAAGTGACGGAAGCAACCCTGGAGGTGCCTACATTGTAGGAAATAAAGATTCTATTGAAGTAACCTCACCAAATGATTATTCTTTAGAAGTAAAAGTAACTGATGGCACATTAAAACTCGGGTTCAATTCTTACACCACAGGAAACTGGGTAGCTGCAGATAATTTCAGATTGACAGCTTTACCTTCCTTGGTGGCTACCGTAAACAATGCAACGAACGACAGTATTTTATTTACAACTAAAAATCAACAAATTACTATTCCTGTGTCAACCTTGTTATTTGATAACGGAATAACCATCAATTCTGATAATGCATTATTTACTCTTGATAATACAACTTTACCGAATACCGGTGGAAATATTGTAATCACTTTTTCAGGAAACACTTCTGCTACCGGTAATTTAACTATTTCATCAGTTAGTCCTTCAACGCCGGCCCCAATGCAACGTGTTGTGGGTGGTACAAGTATTACCATTCCTATGAAAGCTACGTTGGTAGCTACAGGCACAAACGTTTTAGAAACTGAATCATTGAATGTATTTGCAACAAATGAAGGAATAAGAATTAAATTCAATTTGACAACCCCTTCGGATGTTGACTTTAACATTTACAGCACTAATGGGGTTTTGATATCAAGAACCAATAAATCATTTTCTACCGGATCATTCCAGGAAGATTTAAAAGTTACATTATCAAAAGGAATTTACTTACTAAAAATGACAACTAACGGTCAAACAATTACCAAAAAAGTCATAAAATAA
- a CDS encoding putative Glycoside hydrolase (Evidence 3 : Putative function from multiple computational evidences) → MFLYAFPQTGFEKTFQTWALTPPMGWNSWDCFGPSVVESEVKANADYMAANLKQFGWEYIVVDIRWYVDNQTSGTYNAFDNSEFVYDQYGRYLPSPKRFPSSVNGAGFKPLADYVHSKGLKFGIHIMRGVPKVAVNNRLPIKDGNGKTAADIYSTTDECTWLHDNYTIAAINEGAQEYYNSILELYASWGVDFIKVDDLSRPYHQDEIELIRKAIDKTGRPIVLSMSPGATPIDKYEHAKNNANMWRMVDDFWDNWTQLNYAFGVCNSWAPYVSPGGWADADMLPLGHIAIRGERGVDRQTNFTRDEQYTLMTLWSIFKSPLMFGGHLPDNNAFTDSLITNEEVLDMHKRCVNSRQWLNENDMIAWTADDPNNGDKFLALFNNGGDGFVNTKKILYRSGTISRLTDEYGTNIDITLPEDSKELYLIVNDGGDGYTNDHADWINPTLYNNNGDSIKLTNLNWEFATAGWGSVTKNKSVSGNALNIKGTVYNNGIGTHSRSVILFSIPAGYNRFKCFAGLDKGGTDQSGGATVEFFVSDQDPTMRQVDVNKAIVNSGRISRTFQREGKYLTANIANATKLYLIVTDAGDNFNYDHADWINPTIYKENGDSLRLTTLTPISATSGWDVVKTNKSLNGNTLKVNGKTYANGFGVNSYSTIEFNLPEGYTTFKTFCGFDDEVLSAPNGVTIEFLVFTQNPALNTTLPFPVDLTKLGYIDSCKIRDLWTHTELGTFTATNFVSNVNHHGAKLYKISATNRLDDITVLLSPSSNQINYGDSALFDISVQNTKNPSAIPSGSVQIIKNDTVVGILAIDSINGKAMYKANKLSVGTHTFKAKYSGNATYSLTFSNTVTVEVIDATDVKLVSSPNSDIKIVIFNDRKYIQGTKRGDQISVYNIGGQLISEYTASSDMEPVLNQGAAIITVQSEGKLISMKTI, encoded by the coding sequence TTGTTTTTGTATGCATTTCCTCAAACTGGTTTTGAGAAAACCTTTCAAACGTGGGCATTAACACCTCCTATGGGATGGAATAGTTGGGATTGTTTTGGACCATCTGTAGTAGAGTCGGAGGTAAAAGCCAATGCTGATTATATGGCTGCTAATTTGAAACAGTTTGGATGGGAATATATTGTGGTAGATATTCGTTGGTATGTGGATAATCAGACGAGCGGAACTTATAATGCTTTTGATAATTCAGAATTTGTATACGATCAATATGGGCGTTATTTACCTTCTCCTAAACGTTTTCCTTCCTCAGTAAATGGTGCAGGATTCAAACCTCTTGCTGATTATGTTCATTCCAAAGGGTTGAAATTTGGAATTCACATTATGCGCGGCGTACCCAAAGTTGCAGTAAACAATAGACTTCCCATAAAAGATGGAAACGGAAAAACAGCTGCAGATATCTATTCTACAACAGATGAGTGTACTTGGCTTCACGATAATTATACAATAGCGGCAATTAATGAAGGCGCTCAAGAGTATTATAACTCCATTCTTGAGCTATATGCTTCATGGGGTGTAGATTTTATTAAAGTAGACGATCTTTCTCGTCCCTATCATCAGGATGAAATAGAACTAATACGAAAAGCAATAGATAAAACAGGACGTCCGATTGTATTAAGTATGTCTCCCGGTGCAACACCAATTGATAAATATGAACACGCAAAAAACAATGCAAATATGTGGAGAATGGTGGACGATTTTTGGGATAATTGGACTCAATTGAATTATGCGTTTGGTGTTTGTAATAGTTGGGCTCCTTACGTTTCTCCAGGAGGTTGGGCAGATGCAGATATGTTGCCATTAGGACATATTGCTATAAGAGGCGAAAGAGGCGTTGACAGACAAACAAATTTTACTCGAGACGAACAATATACATTAATGACTCTTTGGTCTATTTTCAAGTCACCTTTAATGTTTGGAGGACATTTGCCTGATAATAATGCCTTTACAGATTCATTAATTACAAACGAAGAAGTGTTGGATATGCACAAACGTTGCGTAAACAGTAGGCAATGGTTGAATGAAAACGATATGATTGCTTGGACAGCCGATGACCCTAATAATGGAGATAAATTTCTTGCTCTTTTTAATAATGGAGGAGATGGTTTTGTAAATACAAAAAAAATATTGTATCGTAGTGGAACTATATCCAGATTAACCGACGAATATGGAACGAATATAGATATTACTCTTCCTGAAGATAGCAAAGAACTTTACTTGATTGTAAACGACGGTGGAGATGGCTATACAAACGATCATGCAGATTGGATTAATCCTACACTTTACAACAATAATGGAGACTCAATAAAACTTACTAATCTCAATTGGGAATTTGCTACAGCCGGTTGGGGAAGTGTGACTAAAAATAAAAGTGTTTCCGGAAACGCGTTAAATATTAAAGGAACGGTTTATAATAATGGAATCGGAACTCATTCACGTTCTGTAATTCTCTTTTCAATTCCGGCAGGATATAATCGGTTTAAATGCTTTGCCGGGTTAGATAAAGGCGGAACAGACCAATCCGGTGGCGCTACCGTAGAATTTTTTGTATCAGATCAAGATCCCACCATGAGACAAGTGGATGTAAACAAAGCCATTGTTAATTCAGGTCGTATAAGTAGAACTTTTCAGCGCGAAGGCAAATATCTGACTGCTAATATTGCAAATGCTACAAAACTATACTTGATTGTAACTGATGCCGGCGACAACTTTAATTATGATCACGCTGATTGGATTAATCCTACGATTTATAAAGAAAATGGAGATTCTTTACGATTAACAACATTAACCCCGATAAGCGCAACAAGTGGATGGGATGTAGTCAAAACAAATAAAAGTTTAAACGGAAACACACTGAAAGTAAATGGAAAAACCTACGCAAATGGTTTTGGAGTAAATTCCTATTCAACAATAGAGTTTAACCTTCCGGAAGGATATACAACTTTTAAAACATTCTGTGGTTTTGACGACGAAGTTCTTAGTGCTCCTAATGGCGTTACTATTGAGTTTTTGGTATTTACACAAAATCCTGCATTGAACACTACGCTTCCTTTTCCCGTTGATCTTACCAAACTCGGCTACATTGACAGTTGTAAGATACGTGACTTATGGACACATACAGAATTGGGAACATTTACAGCAACAAACTTTGTGTCCAATGTCAACCATCATGGAGCAAAATTATACAAAATATCTGCAACAAACAGATTAGATGATATTACAGTTCTGCTTTCGCCCTCGTCAAATCAAATAAATTATGGAGATTCTGCATTATTTGATATTTCTGTTCAAAATACGAAAAATCCTTCAGCAATTCCATCCGGTTCAGTTCAAATAATAAAAAACGATACTGTTGTGGGCATTTTAGCTATAGATAGTATTAATGGCAAAGCTATGTACAAAGCAAATAAACTTTCCGTTGGAACACATACATTTAAAGCAAAATACAGCGGGAACGCTACCTATTCTTTAACATTTTCAAATACCGTTACCGTTGAAGTTATTGACGCTACAGATGTTAAACTTGTCTCTTCACCTAACTCAGATATTAAAATTGTAATATTTAATGATAGGAAATACATACAAGGGACAAAGAGAGGAGACCAGATTTCTGTGTATAATATAGGAGGTCAGTTGATATCAGAATATACAGCGTCATCGGATATGGAACCTGTTCTCAATCAAGGAGCTGCTATAATCACAGTGCAATCAGAAGGAAAATTAATTTCTATGAAAACAATATAA